The sequence GTGTAACCGATGGGTAGAAGTAAGCTTTGGCGCTGTTGGTCATGTGGTAGGCACTGATAACGCTGTATTCAGCTTGCATTACATCCGGACGGTTATCCAAAAGTTCTGCAGGAACACCAACTTCCAACAGTTCGTGTGCTTGCTGACTTTCCAGTTTCCCGCGCTCAACTTCTCCCGGAGTTCTTTCCAAAAGAATACAAAGTGTATTTTCATTTTCTCGTATTTGCTGTTTAATATCCGGAATGGTAACTTCCGCCGCGTAGCGCGCAGCTTCACTTTGCACCACGGCTGCGCCGGTTACACTGCCACTTTCTTTTAGTGCTTTCATGGTTTCAACCAGTTCGGCACTGTTTTGTACTGTGGCTTTTGTAATTTCAAGGTTGGCATCCAATGCCAGCAAACTGTAATAAACCGAAGCAATGTTGGCAATCAGTCGTGTTTGCACTGCTTTGTGTGCCGCATCGGTAGCCAGGTAATTGGCGTATGCCGATTTTTTTGCGTTGCTCAGTTTTCCCCAAAAGTCGATTTCCCAGCTACTTTGCAAAGCTATTTGCGAAGCATTGTAGTGATCAGGTCCGTTCGGACTGGTCGAATCTGAGTTTTTAACGTAAGTATGTCCGGCCTGTCCCGATAACGACGGTGCCAAAGCTGCTTTGCTTTGCAAGAAATTCGACTCGGCAGCAACAACACGTTGCACTGCAGCCTGCAAATCAAAGTTGTTTCTCAGTCCTTCAGCAATTAAACTGTCCAGAATTGGATCGTTAAACAGGTTTTGCCAGCTTTCGTTTGCCAAGTTGGTTTCGGCGGTCTCTGCGTCTCCATATAATCCGTTGGTAAAATCCTGGCTTCGCTGGTATTGATTTGTCGTATTACACGAGATAACCAAAACCGAAACAACGGCAATAAGTAGTATATTTTTTATTGAATTTGTCTTCATATCTAATCTTTTCTAGCGGATTAACCCAAACTGTTCATTTCTGAAATTTCTTGTTGTTCCTTCGGTTTTTTCACTTTTTCTTCCAAAATCTGGAAAACCACGAACATGGCCGGAATAACCAAAATACCAATCAAAGTACCGATTAGCATACCACCCACAGCACCGGTTCCGATGGAGCGGTTACCGTTGGCACCAACTCCGGTTCCAATAACCAATGGAATCAATCCAACGATGAATGCAAATGAGGTCATCAAAATCGGGCGAAGTCGTGCAGTGGCACCTTCAACGGCAGCCTCAACAATAGACATCCCTGATTCCCGTCGCTGTCGGGCAAACTCAACAATAAGAATGGCATTTTTTGCGAGAAGTCCGATAAGCATTACCAGCGAAATTTGAAGGTAAATATTGTTTTCAACACCCAGAAAGCGAGCAAAAATGAACGAGCCTGCAATACCAATTGGCAGTGATACAATAATTGATAACGGCATAATATAACTCTCGTACTGAGCGGCCAGCAGGAAGTACACGAAAATCAAACTCAAAATAAAAATGATGATGGTTTGATTACCGGCGTTGATTTCCTCGCGTGTAATACCGGAGAATTCGTAATCGTAACCCGTTGGCAGAAGGTCTGCCGCAACTTCGCGAACAGCGTCAATTGCATCACCCGAACTAAATCCGGGATTTGGGTTTCCGTTTACTGAAATAGATGTGTACATATTAAAACGGGTGATCGACTCCGGACCATAAACTCTTGTTAGCGTAATAAATTCAGAGATCGGTGCCATATCGCCGTTGCCCGTACGTATTTTAATGTTGTTTAAATCTTCAGGATTACCGCGGTACTTAGCTTCCGACTGCACCATAACACGGTATTGTTTACCAAATCGGTTAAAATCAGAAGCGTAATATCCACCGATATATCCTTGCATGGCCGACAGAACGGAACTTACCTGCAAACCCGAGCGCATACACCTTGCAGCATCTACATCAATGCGGTATTGCGGGAAGCCGGTATTAAAAGCCGTACGTGCATATTGAATTTCAGGCCGCTGATTTAAGGCGCCAAGGAAAGTGTTGGCCACTTTTTCAAACTCCTGAATATCGCCACCGGTTTTGTCTTCCAGTTTCAATTCAAAACCACCTGTAACACTAAATCCCGGAACCATTGGTGGCGAGAAAATAATAATACGTGCACCCTTGATTTGCGAAGTAAGCATGTATAGTTTTTGTACAATGCTGTTCAAATCCTGACCTTCGCCTTTACGTTCGTTAAAAGGTTTCAAGCCTGCAATAATCATGGCGTAAGGAGTTCCCTGTCCTCCCATAAATGAGAATCCGGTAATGGCGGTCCTTCCATTAATTTCAGGTATAGTTTCTAAAATAGCATCAATTTGTTGTGTAACTTCTTGCGTTCTTTCTGCTGATGAAGCAGGAGGCATGGCAATGTCGACAAACATACGGCCGGTATCTTCGCTAGGTACAAAACCTGTTGAGGTAGTATTCATCAGGTAGCCCAGTAATGCAACGAAAATCACGATCAATCCGCCTGCTACCCATTTCCTGTCGATAAAAAAGTGGGTTACTTTTTTGTATTTACCGGTCATGGTTTCAAAAGCAGTGTTGAAAGCGGTGTAAAAACGTTTCATAACACCTTTTTGGCTTTTCACCTCTTCGCTGTGTGGTTTAAGAAATAAGGCACACAACGCCGGACTTAAAGTAAGCGCGTTAATTGCAGAAAGTATAATGGCTACTGTAAGTGTAATACCAAACTGACGGTAGAAAACACCGGTGGTTCCGGTTATAAATGTTACCGGAATAAACACCGCAGCCATAACAAGTGTAATGGAAACAATTGCTGTTGAAATTTCATTCATAGCTGAAATTGCAGCCGATTTTGCATTTCGCGCCCCCGAGTCGAGTTTGGCATGCACCGCCTCCACCACAACGATGGCATCGTCTACCACAATTCCAATGGCCAGAACCATCGCAAATAAAGTAAGCAGGTTAATGGTAAATCCAAACAGGTTTAGGAAGAAAAAAGTACCAATAATTGCTACCGGAACAGCGATTGCCGGAATAAGTGTTGCCCTGAAATTTTGCAGGAAAACAAACACAACGATAAATACCAGTATGAAAGCCTCTAATAAGGTGTGTAGCACTTTTTCGATTGAGGCATCGAGGAAGTCGTTGGTGTTCATCAGTACCATATAATCAACTCCCGGAGGAAATGATTTTGAAGCTTCTTCCAAGGTATGTTCAACTTCAAGAATTACGTCACGGGCATTCGAGCCGGCTGATTGAAATATTGCCATACTGATACCGGGCTGCCCCTGAGTTTGGGTCATTGCAGTGTTATCAAGCGATCCCAGTTCTACGCGGGCAATATCGCCAAGTCGTAACACATTACCGGCTTCATCCGATTTTATTACAATATTCTCAAATTCTTCAGGTTTCGAAAGTTTTCCGCGATAACGGATTACATATTCAAAACTTTGGTTGTTTTCACTACCAAAGCGTCCGGGAGCGGCCTCAAGGTTTTGGGCATTCAGTGCAGCAACAACATCAGCAGGCATTAAATTGTAGCCCGACATAATATCCGGCTTCAACCAAATACGCATCGAGTAGTCTTTTCGTCCAAACACCATCGCTTCACCTACACCATTAATCCGTTGCACCTGTGGCAGCAGGTTAATTTTCGAATAGTTCTGCAGAAATGTTTCGTCGTATCTTCCGTCTTTACTGTACAGCGAAAAAACCATTAACATGTTGTTCTGACGCTTGGCCGTTAAAACGCCGGCACGTGTAACTTCAGCAGGTAAAAGTGCATTGGCACGCGCTACCCTGTTCTGAACGTTAACTGCTGCCATATCAGGATCAGTTCCCTGCTTAAAATAGACTTCAATGGTTGCTGTACCGTTATTACTTGCAGTTGAGTTCATGTAAATCATGTCCTCAACACCGTTAATCTGCTCTTCAAGCGGAATAACTACAC comes from uncultured Draconibacterium sp. and encodes:
- a CDS encoding efflux transporter outer membrane subunit is translated as MKTNSIKNILLIAVVSVLVISCNTTNQYQRSQDFTNGLYGDAETAETNLANESWQNLFNDPILDSLIAEGLRNNFDLQAAVQRVVAAESNFLQSKAALAPSLSGQAGHTYVKNSDSTSPNGPDHYNASQIALQSSWEIDFWGKLSNAKKSAYANYLATDAAHKAVQTRLIANIASVYYSLLALDANLEITKATVQNSAELVETMKALKESGSVTGAAVVQSEAARYAAEVTIPDIKQQIRENENTLCILLERTPGEVERGKLESQQAHELLEVGVPAELLDNRPDVMQAEYSVISAYHMTNSAKAYFYPSVTLTASASLESLEFWDLFDPASFAANVVGGLVQPIFNKRANKTRLEVAKAQQEEALLNFKSTLLNAGAEVNDALSMYDASLQKIDLRNKQLDALEKSVDYTKELLVYGSATYTEVLNAQQSLLNAQLSDVNDHIQQLNAVVSLYRALGGGWK
- a CDS encoding efflux RND transporter permease subunit translates to MFRKFIERPVLSTVISILLVILGVLGITTLPIEQYPDIAPPTIRVSANYTGADAQTVLNSVVIPLEEQINGVEDMIYMNSTASNNGTATIEVYFKQGTDPDMAAVNVQNRVARANALLPAEVTRAGVLTAKRQNNMLMVFSLYSKDGRYDETFLQNYSKINLLPQVQRINGVGEAMVFGRKDYSMRIWLKPDIMSGYNLMPADVVAALNAQNLEAAPGRFGSENNQSFEYVIRYRGKLSKPEEFENIVIKSDEAGNVLRLGDIARVELGSLDNTAMTQTQGQPGISMAIFQSAGSNARDVILEVEHTLEEASKSFPPGVDYMVLMNTNDFLDASIEKVLHTLLEAFILVFIVVFVFLQNFRATLIPAIAVPVAIIGTFFFLNLFGFTINLLTLFAMVLAIGIVVDDAIVVVEAVHAKLDSGARNAKSAAISAMNEISTAIVSITLVMAAVFIPVTFITGTTGVFYRQFGITLTVAIILSAINALTLSPALCALFLKPHSEEVKSQKGVMKRFYTAFNTAFETMTGKYKKVTHFFIDRKWVAGGLIVIFVALLGYLMNTTSTGFVPSEDTGRMFVDIAMPPASSAERTQEVTQQIDAILETIPEINGRTAITGFSFMGGQGTPYAMIIAGLKPFNERKGEGQDLNSIVQKLYMLTSQIKGARIIIFSPPMVPGFSVTGGFELKLEDKTGGDIQEFEKVANTFLGALNQRPEIQYARTAFNTGFPQYRIDVDAARCMRSGLQVSSVLSAMQGYIGGYYASDFNRFGKQYRVMVQSEAKYRGNPEDLNNIKIRTGNGDMAPISEFITLTRVYGPESITRFNMYTSISVNGNPNPGFSSGDAIDAVREVAADLLPTGYDYEFSGITREEINAGNQTIIIFILSLIFVYFLLAAQYESYIMPLSIIVSLPIGIAGSFIFARFLGVENNIYLQISLVMLIGLLAKNAILIVEFARQRRESGMSIVEAAVEGATARLRPILMTSFAFIVGLIPLVIGTGVGANGNRSIGTGAVGGMLIGTLIGILVIPAMFVVFQILEEKVKKPKEQQEISEMNSLG